In one Corallococcus sp. EGB genomic region, the following are encoded:
- a CDS encoding N,N-dimethylformamidase beta subunit family domain-containing protein: MSVVVAVLVSTVGEPGLVARENAEPGSAEWRLTRAAVSRQLEGYAGATSVQHGASIDIHARTDGNHTVRWELYRMGYYDGLGSRKMATGGPVNVGPQADPVPDPATGLVECRWPTSFTLQTQATWPSGVYLLKLIREDGLQSYVLFVLRADERKGVALVQIPFTTFQAYNTWGGESLYEDALGLTGGHAKIVSFDRPFADGGGAGEYFYYVHSFVQWAESRGYELSYVTNVDLDRDPSLARGQKLFIAVGHDEYWSRPARAAVEAALASGVNLAALAGDTSFWLIRLEPSATGVPYRRQVCYKEWSMKEDPRAGSNVTTVRWRDAPINEPENGLFGVMSDSWGVVEQPFVVTHAEAWPFEGTGLANGDTLPFVVGYEMDRAFTNGRTPAGFTPLGHSPVISNLGVGNWHDAGLYTAPSGAFVFAVGGIAWSRALSAPGYADARVQRITSNLFQRAGLAPAGPGDTFGSEKSRPVDRTGQAAGVALFAGAPFQEGRVDGPASLARFRRPVGLAVDASGNVFVADTGNHVVRMIANDAARTVSTLAGTGVAGVGEGPGASAALRSPQAVAVGPDSSLYVADTGNHRIVRIARDGRWTVSTFAGSREGRSGNAEGVGTAARFSTPSALAFSGNDLYVVDTFNHRLGRVTPDGRLTTVVGKRGVGSTDGAGAQARFKRPTGLAVGGGALWVVDTGNRAVRRVALDGAFTTSTPVGNGAGGFADGVGSAARFMPLLGAAWDNGQLLLTDTGNERIRAVADGRARTFAGTGAHGANDGAADKATFSLPTGIARLPDGTVLVVEQGASTVRRLTREGGGGPSTGPIPIISGGPFSGAQAPFDVFLDGTLTRTAEPGGWIQRFQWNFGDGTQAEVGYSTHSFQSPGRYTVTLTATDGKGVSASATQVVTVGVPAAAGGTGR, translated from the coding sequence ATGTCCGTCGTGGTCGCGGTGCTTGTGTCCACGGTCGGCGAGCCCGGGCTGGTGGCCCGGGAGAACGCCGAGCCGGGCAGCGCGGAGTGGAGGCTCACCCGCGCCGCGGTGTCCCGGCAGCTGGAAGGCTACGCGGGCGCGACCAGCGTCCAACACGGGGCGTCCATCGACATCCACGCGCGGACCGACGGCAACCACACCGTGCGGTGGGAGCTGTACCGGATGGGCTACTACGACGGCCTGGGGTCCCGGAAGATGGCCACCGGCGGCCCGGTGAACGTCGGGCCCCAGGCGGATCCGGTACCGGACCCCGCGACGGGGCTGGTGGAGTGCCGCTGGCCCACGTCCTTCACCCTCCAGACCCAGGCGACGTGGCCCAGCGGCGTCTACCTGCTCAAGCTCATCCGCGAGGACGGGCTCCAGTCCTACGTCCTCTTCGTGCTGCGCGCGGACGAGCGCAAGGGCGTGGCCCTGGTGCAGATCCCGTTCACCACCTTCCAGGCCTACAACACCTGGGGCGGTGAGAGTCTCTACGAGGACGCGCTGGGCCTCACCGGAGGCCACGCGAAGATCGTCTCCTTCGACCGGCCGTTCGCGGATGGAGGAGGGGCGGGCGAGTACTTCTACTACGTGCACTCGTTCGTCCAGTGGGCCGAGTCCCGAGGCTATGAGCTGTCCTACGTGACGAACGTGGACCTGGACCGAGACCCGTCGCTCGCCCGGGGTCAGAAGCTGTTCATCGCCGTGGGACACGACGAGTACTGGTCCCGGCCCGCGCGCGCGGCGGTGGAGGCCGCGCTGGCCTCCGGAGTGAACCTGGCGGCGCTCGCGGGCGACACCAGCTTCTGGCTCATCCGCCTGGAGCCCTCGGCCACGGGCGTCCCGTACCGCCGGCAGGTCTGTTACAAGGAATGGTCGATGAAGGAGGACCCGCGCGCGGGCTCCAACGTCACCACCGTGCGCTGGCGCGACGCGCCGATCAACGAGCCGGAGAACGGCCTGTTCGGCGTGATGTCGGACTCGTGGGGAGTGGTGGAGCAGCCGTTCGTGGTGACCCACGCGGAAGCCTGGCCCTTCGAGGGGACCGGCCTGGCCAACGGCGACACGCTGCCGTTCGTCGTGGGCTACGAGATGGACCGGGCCTTCACCAATGGCCGCACGCCCGCGGGCTTCACGCCGCTGGGGCACTCGCCGGTCATCAGCAACCTGGGCGTGGGCAACTGGCACGACGCGGGGCTGTACACCGCGCCATCGGGCGCGTTCGTCTTCGCCGTCGGCGGCATCGCGTGGTCGCGCGCCCTGTCGGCTCCCGGCTACGCGGATGCCCGGGTGCAGCGCATCACCAGCAACCTCTTCCAGCGCGCGGGCCTCGCGCCCGCGGGCCCGGGGGACACGTTTGGCTCGGAGAAGAGCCGGCCCGTGGACCGCACCGGGCAGGCGGCGGGCGTGGCGCTGTTCGCGGGCGCGCCCTTCCAGGAGGGGCGGGTGGACGGGCCCGCCTCCCTGGCGCGCTTCCGCCGGCCCGTGGGCCTGGCCGTGGACGCCTCGGGGAATGTGTTCGTCGCCGACACCGGGAACCACGTGGTGCGGATGATCGCCAACGACGCGGCGAGGACGGTGTCCACCCTCGCGGGCACCGGCGTCGCGGGCGTGGGCGAGGGCCCGGGCGCGAGCGCCGCGCTGCGCTCCCCGCAGGCTGTCGCGGTGGGGCCGGACTCGAGCCTGTACGTGGCGGACACCGGCAACCACCGCATCGTGCGCATCGCGCGGGACGGCCGCTGGACGGTGAGCACCTTCGCCGGCTCCCGCGAGGGGCGCTCCGGCAACGCGGAGGGCGTGGGGACCGCCGCGCGCTTCTCCACGCCCAGCGCGCTGGCCTTCTCCGGGAACGACCTCTATGTCGTGGACACCTTCAACCACCGGCTGGGCCGGGTGACGCCGGACGGGCGGCTCACCACCGTCGTCGGGAAGCGGGGCGTGGGCAGCACCGACGGCGCCGGAGCCCAGGCGCGCTTCAAGCGTCCCACGGGCCTCGCCGTGGGGGGCGGCGCGCTCTGGGTGGTGGACACCGGCAACCGGGCCGTGCGCCGCGTGGCGCTCGACGGCGCCTTCACCACCTCCACGCCCGTGGGCAACGGCGCGGGGGGCTTCGCGGACGGCGTGGGCAGCGCGGCGCGCTTCATGCCGCTGCTGGGCGCGGCGTGGGACAACGGCCAGCTGCTCCTGACGGACACCGGCAACGAGCGCATCCGCGCGGTGGCGGACGGCCGGGCGCGCACGTTCGCGGGCACCGGCGCGCACGGTGCGAACGATGGCGCCGCGGACAAGGCCACGTTCAGCCTGCCCACCGGCATCGCCCGGCTGCCGGATGGCACCGTGCTGGTGGTGGAGCAGGGGGCCTCCACGGTGCGCAGGCTCACGCGTGAGGGTGGAGGCGGGCCCTCCACCGGGCCCATCCCCATCATCTCCGGAGGCCCGTTCTCCGGCGCCCAGGCGCCCTTCGACGTCTTCCTGGACGGCACGCTCACCCGGACGGCGGAGCCCGGCGGGTGGATCCAACGCTTCCAATGGAACTTCGGGGACGGCACCCAGGCCGAGGTGGGCTACTCCACCCACTCCTTCCAATCGCCTGGCCGCTACACCGTCACCCTCACCGCGACGGACGGCAAGGGCGTGAGCGCGTCCGCGACGCAGGTGGTGACCGTGGGCGTGCCCGCGGCCGCCGGTGGCACCGGACGCTAG
- a CDS encoding Na+/H+ antiporter has translation MLVFEIVIALLLGGAGLAALSRRMGTPYPALVALAGAVLALVPGSPELVLDPELALTLFVAPVLLDAAFDASPRDLRANWRPVAGLAVGAVVLTVIAVAVAVKWRVPAMPWAAAIALGAIVAPPDAAAATAVLKALRPPHRLLVILEGESLFNDASALLIYRLALGAMAAGGVLGWSAVPTLLVVTAGSALLGVVLSRVSLRINAGVEDVSTAVITQFGSTFAVWILAERLHLSGILTTVVYAMTISRQASIVTPARIRIPSYAVWEVATFVLNVLAFVLVGFQLKTIVARFDRELWLEYGAIAAVVTGAAILARFAWVMGAGAFNRWVHRKSKSSPVTLSPGASMLVGWCGMRGIVTLAAALALPTGHEGTGAFPYRDLILFTSFSVVLGTLVVQGMTLRPLMSRLKLDDDNEVDHEVRLARVETLRAGLEATQEFQGTEISVLVRRRYELQLRRARQRLDEHALTATGGPSSPWGPPTEDARTVRTAMAASRRKLAELRANGTIGDAAFQQVEQELDWSELDLQQILRAEAAD, from the coding sequence ATGCTGGTGTTCGAGATCGTCATCGCGCTGCTGCTGGGCGGCGCGGGGCTGGCGGCGCTGTCCCGGCGGATGGGTACGCCCTACCCCGCGCTGGTGGCGCTCGCCGGGGCGGTGCTGGCGCTCGTGCCGGGCAGCCCGGAGCTGGTGTTGGATCCGGAGCTGGCGCTCACCTTGTTCGTCGCGCCGGTGCTGCTGGACGCGGCGTTCGACGCGTCCCCGCGCGATCTGCGCGCGAACTGGCGGCCGGTGGCGGGCCTGGCGGTGGGGGCGGTGGTGCTCACGGTCATCGCCGTCGCGGTGGCGGTGAAGTGGAGGGTGCCGGCGATGCCCTGGGCCGCGGCCATCGCGCTGGGCGCCATCGTCGCTCCCCCAGACGCGGCGGCGGCCACGGCGGTGCTCAAGGCGCTGAGGCCTCCGCACCGGCTGCTGGTCATCCTGGAAGGGGAGAGCCTGTTCAACGACGCGAGCGCCCTGCTCATCTACCGGCTCGCGCTGGGCGCCATGGCCGCGGGCGGCGTGCTGGGCTGGAGCGCGGTGCCCACGCTGCTCGTCGTCACGGCGGGCAGCGCGCTGTTGGGGGTGGTGCTGTCGCGGGTGAGCCTGCGCATCAACGCCGGCGTGGAGGACGTGTCCACGGCGGTCATCACCCAGTTCGGCAGCACGTTCGCGGTGTGGATCCTCGCGGAGCGGCTCCACCTGTCCGGCATCCTGACGACGGTGGTCTACGCGATGACCATCTCCCGGCAGGCCTCCATCGTGACGCCCGCGCGGATCCGCATCCCGTCCTACGCGGTGTGGGAGGTGGCGACGTTCGTGTTGAACGTGCTGGCCTTCGTGCTCGTGGGCTTCCAGCTGAAGACCATCGTCGCGCGCTTCGACCGGGAGCTGTGGCTGGAGTACGGCGCCATCGCCGCGGTGGTGACGGGCGCGGCCATCCTCGCGCGCTTCGCCTGGGTGATGGGGGCGGGGGCGTTCAACCGCTGGGTCCACCGCAAGTCGAAGTCCAGCCCCGTCACGCTCTCACCGGGCGCGTCCATGCTGGTGGGCTGGTGCGGGATGCGGGGCATCGTGACGCTCGCGGCGGCGCTGGCGCTGCCCACGGGACACGAGGGGACCGGCGCCTTCCCCTACCGGGACCTCATCCTCTTCACGTCCTTCTCCGTGGTGCTGGGGACGCTCGTGGTGCAGGGGATGACGCTCCGGCCCCTGATGTCGCGGCTGAAGCTGGACGACGACAACGAGGTGGACCACGAGGTGCGGCTCGCCCGGGTGGAGACGCTGCGCGCGGGGCTGGAGGCCACCCAGGAGTTCCAGGGCACGGAGATATCCGTCCTGGTCCGGCGCCGCTACGAGTTGCAGCTGCGGCGCGCGCGACAGCGCCTGGACGAGCATGCCCTCACGGCCACGGGCGGCCCCAGCTCCCCCTGGGGGCCCCCCACGGAGGACGCGCGGACGGTGCGCACCGCGATGGCCGCGAGCCGGCGGAAGCTGGCGGAGCTCCGGGCGAACGGCACCATCGGAGACGCGGCATTCCAGCAGGTGGAGCAGGAGCTGGACTGGTCGGAGCTCGACCTGCAACAGATCCTGCGAGCGGAGGCCGCGGACTAG
- a CDS encoding tetratricopeptide repeat protein has protein sequence MSRSLLLAAFNEGVHRSMAGNHEAALQSFDQVLAVDPRHFPALTAKAFALKQLGRTEEALKGFQRAIELDPDAADPHREAALCQLELGEPEAASLLMNRAVQLNPTPGYREASAIEVYHLGNALLTQGRRPDKARYRLARQVFELALELSPAYVEAAKALADVWEHLGDPTQREHYTQLATRLRPASS, from the coding sequence ATGTCCAGGTCGTTGCTGTTGGCGGCGTTCAACGAGGGCGTCCACCGGTCCATGGCTGGCAACCACGAGGCCGCGCTCCAGTCGTTCGATCAGGTTCTCGCCGTGGATCCGCGCCACTTCCCCGCGCTCACCGCGAAGGCCTTCGCCCTCAAACAGCTGGGGCGCACCGAGGAGGCGCTGAAGGGCTTCCAACGCGCCATCGAACTGGACCCCGACGCCGCGGACCCCCACCGGGAGGCCGCCCTCTGCCAGCTGGAGCTGGGCGAGCCGGAGGCCGCCTCCCTCCTGATGAACCGGGCGGTTCAGCTCAACCCCACCCCCGGCTACCGGGAGGCCTCCGCCATCGAGGTCTACCACCTGGGTAACGCGCTGTTGACCCAGGGCCGGCGGCCGGACAAGGCCCGCTACCGGCTGGCCCGTCAGGTCTTCGAACTGGCGCTGGAACTGTCGCCCGCCTACGTGGAGGCCGCCAAGGCCCTGGCGGACGTCTGGGAGCACCTGGGCGACCCTACCCAGCGGGAGCACTACACCCAGCTGGCGACCCGGCTGCGCCCCGCCTCCTCCTGA
- a CDS encoding 3-deoxy-7-phosphoheptulonate synthase: MIVMLEPDSPESVVNAVLQLASQYEGVTPRAHVVQGAESTITELYLLGSTAQVPLEPFQQLPGVRQVVRVSQKYRIIGRHGGQRTTAGFEYNGVTFDDNSVNLFAGLCAVDSPESVDAMMAALARCGITTTRMGAYKPRTNPYEFQGLGAKCLPYVFESAGKHGIKVIAMEVTHPRHIDEINDALKKSGSPTGVMLQVGTRNAQNFELLKVIGQQRTFPVLFKRGMGITLEESLNACEYVASEGNPKIVFCLRGVKTHLGDPHRNMVDFAHVPVVRRLTRMPVCVDPSHAIGRAEAPPDGLPDIFHAIGQGLIAGASMVLVDFHPTPEKALCDGPQALRLEQLGALQRYTQIVRTAYTEAVRNGDGTQAAAPAKAVSR; this comes from the coding sequence ATGATCGTGATGCTCGAGCCGGATTCCCCCGAATCCGTCGTGAACGCCGTCCTCCAACTCGCTTCGCAATACGAGGGCGTCACCCCGCGTGCCCACGTGGTCCAGGGCGCCGAGTCCACCATCACGGAGCTGTACCTGCTCGGCTCCACCGCGCAGGTGCCGCTGGAGCCGTTCCAGCAGCTGCCCGGCGTGCGTCAGGTGGTCCGCGTCTCGCAGAAGTACCGCATCATCGGCCGGCACGGCGGACAGCGCACCACGGCGGGCTTCGAGTACAACGGCGTCACCTTCGACGACAACTCGGTGAACCTGTTCGCGGGCCTGTGCGCGGTGGACTCGCCGGAGAGCGTGGACGCGATGATGGCGGCGCTCGCCCGCTGCGGCATCACCACCACGCGCATGGGCGCGTACAAGCCGCGCACCAACCCGTATGAGTTCCAGGGCCTGGGCGCGAAGTGCCTGCCCTACGTCTTCGAGTCCGCGGGCAAGCACGGCATCAAGGTCATCGCGATGGAGGTGACGCACCCGCGCCACATCGATGAGATCAACGACGCGCTGAAGAAGTCGGGCAGCCCCACGGGCGTGATGCTCCAGGTGGGCACGCGCAACGCGCAGAACTTCGAGCTGCTCAAGGTGATTGGCCAGCAGCGCACCTTCCCGGTGCTCTTCAAGCGCGGCATGGGCATCACGCTGGAGGAGTCCCTCAACGCGTGCGAGTACGTGGCGAGCGAGGGCAACCCGAAGATCGTCTTCTGCCTGCGCGGCGTGAAGACGCACCTGGGCGACCCGCACCGCAACATGGTGGACTTCGCGCACGTGCCGGTGGTGCGCCGCCTCACGCGCATGCCGGTGTGCGTGGACCCCTCGCACGCCATTGGCCGCGCGGAGGCCCCGCCGGACGGGCTGCCGGACATCTTCCACGCGATTGGCCAGGGGCTCATCGCGGGCGCGTCCATGGTGCTGGTGGACTTCCACCCGACGCCGGAGAAGGCCCTGTGCGACGGGCCGCAGGCGCTGCGCCTGGAGCAGCTGGGCGCGCTCCAGCGTTACACGCAGATCGTCCGCACCGCGTACACGGAGGCCGTGCGCAACGGCGACGGGACGCAGGCCGCCGCGCCGGCCAAGGCCGTCAGTCGCTGA
- the pheA gene encoding prephenate dehydratase: protein MADAVPRRIAFQGERGAFGDEATGAFFGATVTPIPCPTFRAVFEAVARGAVDGGVVPMESALAGPVAEVVDLLLEFTPRISGELRLRVRHCLLAPPGRALEDLTRALSHPQALAQCGGWLRKHHMEPVPEANTAVAARRVAREALDGTAAIASRTAAELYGLSVLAEDIADSPDNATRFLAVGPAVPPNLGSRWKTSVVLTLDNGPGALAGVLTAFAAHGVNVARLESRPGGVRAWDYRWCLDVDGAVDSAPVKAALDEARSACTSLRVLGSYALSD from the coding sequence ATGGCTGACGCCGTCCCCCGCCGCATCGCCTTCCAGGGTGAGCGCGGCGCGTTCGGCGACGAGGCCACGGGCGCCTTCTTCGGCGCCACCGTGACGCCCATCCCCTGCCCCACCTTCCGCGCCGTCTTCGAGGCCGTGGCCCGGGGCGCGGTGGACGGCGGCGTGGTGCCCATGGAGAGCGCGCTCGCGGGGCCCGTGGCGGAGGTGGTGGACCTGCTCCTGGAGTTCACCCCGCGCATCTCCGGCGAGCTGCGCCTGCGCGTGCGCCACTGTCTGCTCGCGCCGCCGGGCCGCGCGCTGGAGGACCTCACGCGCGCGCTATCGCATCCGCAGGCGCTGGCGCAGTGCGGAGGCTGGCTGCGAAAGCACCACATGGAGCCCGTCCCGGAGGCCAACACCGCCGTGGCGGCGCGGCGCGTGGCGCGAGAAGCCCTGGACGGCACGGCGGCCATCGCCAGCCGGACCGCGGCGGAGCTCTACGGCCTCAGCGTGCTCGCGGAGGACATCGCGGACTCGCCGGACAACGCCACCCGCTTCCTCGCAGTGGGCCCCGCCGTGCCGCCGAACCTGGGCTCCCGGTGGAAGACGTCCGTGGTGCTCACGCTCGACAACGGCCCCGGGGCGCTCGCGGGCGTGCTCACGGCCTTCGCCGCGCACGGGGTGAACGTCGCGCGGCTGGAGTCCCGGCCCGGCGGCGTCCGCGCCTGGGACTACCGCTGGTGCCTGGACGTGGACGGCGCGGTGGACTCCGCGCCGGTGAAGGCGGCCCTGGACGAAGCCCGGAGCGCCTGTACGTCGCTCCGGGTCCTGGGCAGCTACGCGCTCAGCGACTGA
- the pheA gene encoding prephenate dehydratase: MADIPSLETLRTQIERIDEDILDALQRRMALADDVARAKLVTAWPFRDPQREDLLLRKLRGRAAERGLDPHEVERLYRVILDMSVARQQALVTRLDTTPLRVGYLGVEGSYSHLAARQRYGHRPGGVLLTGFDSARQAVKALKQGEQDLLLLPIENTTAGSMNETYDVLAAGDAVITGEVVSQVDHRLLGVKGAKLEDLREVLSHPQALAQCEDFLHTHVPWARAVPGPDTAIAAQMVADRNDPTVAAIASESAAGRFGLVVLASNLQPAGADFTRFVEVTRQPTPLAPEVPCKTSLLVVLEHRPGALGQVLQRLTQRGVNLSKLESRPIPGAPWKYRFYLDVEGHAASAAVTAALEDLRPLTSSLRVLGTYPRAEPVDG; the protein is encoded by the coding sequence ATGGCGGACATCCCCTCCCTGGAGACCCTGCGGACGCAAATCGAACGCATCGACGAGGACATCCTCGATGCCCTCCAGCGGCGCATGGCCCTGGCGGACGACGTGGCGCGCGCCAAGCTGGTGACGGCCTGGCCCTTCCGGGACCCCCAACGCGAGGACCTGCTCCTGCGCAAGCTGCGCGGCCGGGCGGCGGAGCGCGGCCTGGATCCGCATGAGGTCGAGCGCCTCTACCGCGTCATCCTCGACATGTCCGTGGCCCGGCAGCAGGCCCTGGTCACCCGGCTGGACACCACGCCCCTGCGCGTGGGCTACCTGGGCGTCGAGGGCTCCTACAGCCACCTGGCCGCCCGTCAGCGCTACGGCCACCGGCCCGGCGGCGTGCTCCTCACCGGCTTCGACTCCGCCCGCCAGGCCGTGAAGGCCCTCAAGCAGGGCGAACAGGACCTGCTGCTCCTGCCCATCGAGAACACCACCGCCGGCAGCATGAATGAGACCTACGACGTGCTCGCCGCTGGCGACGCCGTCATCACCGGCGAGGTGGTGAGCCAGGTGGACCACCGGCTGCTGGGCGTGAAGGGCGCGAAGCTGGAGGACCTGCGCGAGGTGCTCTCCCATCCGCAGGCGCTGGCGCAGTGCGAGGACTTCCTGCACACGCACGTGCCCTGGGCCCGCGCCGTGCCGGGGCCGGACACCGCCATCGCCGCCCAGATGGTCGCGGACCGCAACGACCCGACCGTGGCCGCCATCGCCAGCGAGTCCGCGGCGGGCCGCTTCGGGCTGGTGGTGCTCGCCAGCAACCTGCAGCCCGCCGGCGCGGACTTCACGCGCTTCGTGGAGGTGACGCGCCAGCCCACGCCGCTCGCGCCCGAAGTCCCGTGCAAGACGTCGCTGCTCGTCGTCCTGGAGCACCGTCCGGGCGCGCTCGGCCAGGTGCTGCAGCGGCTCACGCAGCGCGGGGTGAACCTCTCCAAGCTGGAGTCGCGCCCCATCCCCGGAGCGCCGTGGAAGTACCGCTTCTATCTGGACGTCGAGGGCCACGCCGCTTCCGCCGCGGTGACCGCCGCGCTGGAAGACCTGCGCCCGCTCACGTCGTCGCTGCGCGTGCTGGGCACGTATCCGCGCGCGGAGCCCGTCGATGGCTGA
- a CDS encoding DUF4291 domain-containing protein: MSAAREVRADFDRATIVIYQAYSDAIADVAVKQQKFGPPFSVGRMTWIKPSFLWLMHRSNWGKKSSQERTLAVRIKRSGWEEALASGVLTGYEPKAHGSPDAWRKAFDTAPVHIQWDPERSLRGAGLPHDSIQVGLSRAVIQRFVEDWTVSITDLTPLVQKLRKLMDDGRADQATRHLPKESAYPVPPDLTRRLGM, from the coding sequence ATGAGCGCTGCCCGCGAAGTCCGCGCCGACTTCGATCGAGCCACCATCGTCATCTATCAGGCCTACTCGGACGCCATCGCCGACGTGGCCGTGAAGCAGCAGAAGTTCGGCCCGCCGTTCTCCGTGGGCCGGATGACGTGGATCAAACCCAGCTTCCTGTGGCTCATGCACCGCTCCAACTGGGGCAAGAAGAGCAGCCAGGAGCGCACGCTCGCGGTGCGCATCAAGCGCTCCGGCTGGGAAGAGGCCCTGGCCTCCGGCGTCCTCACCGGTTACGAGCCGAAGGCCCACGGCTCGCCGGACGCGTGGCGCAAGGCCTTCGACACCGCGCCCGTCCACATCCAGTGGGACCCGGAGCGCAGCTTGCGCGGCGCGGGCCTGCCCCACGACAGCATCCAGGTGGGCCTGAGCCGCGCCGTCATCCAGCGCTTCGTGGAGGACTGGACCGTCTCCATCACCGACCTCACCCCGCTGGTCCAGAAGCTGCGCAAGCTCATGGACGACGGCCGCGCGGACCAGGCCACGCGCCACCTGCCGAAGGAGTCCGCCTACCCGGTCCCTCCGGACCTCACCCGCCGCCTGGGAATGTGA
- a CDS encoding EVE domain-containing protein: MANPRYWLIKSEPSVYAYAQLEKDGRTEWTGVRSFEARNNIRAMTPGDLCLYYHSNEDKAVVGVACVLSNPGPDPTAPGEDWASVDVGPVVAFTTPVTLATIKATPALKDFPLITRSRLSVTPTPVEHFELVLKMGKTKLPKTPSPKPKARPRARP, translated from the coding sequence ATGGCGAATCCGCGGTACTGGCTGATCAAGAGCGAGCCCTCCGTCTACGCGTACGCGCAGCTGGAGAAGGACGGCAGGACGGAGTGGACGGGCGTGCGCAGCTTCGAGGCGCGCAACAACATCCGGGCCATGACGCCCGGGGACCTGTGCCTCTACTACCACTCCAATGAGGATAAGGCCGTCGTCGGCGTGGCGTGCGTCCTGTCGAATCCAGGCCCCGACCCCACCGCCCCCGGCGAGGACTGGGCCTCCGTGGACGTGGGGCCCGTCGTCGCCTTCACCACGCCGGTGACGCTCGCCACCATCAAGGCCACGCCCGCGCTCAAGGACTTCCCGCTGATCACCCGCAGCCGCCTCAGCGTGACGCCCACCCCCGTCGAACACTTCGAACTCGTCCTCAAGATGGGCAAGACCAAGCTGCCCAAGACCCCGTCGCCCAAGCCGAAGGCCAGACCCAGGGCCCGCCCATGA
- a CDS encoding tetratricopeptide repeat protein, with the protein MSLADAAMNRAWTIEETRPDDRKALYEAYLAAARLGKMEAMTNVGLHFLYGDGVRRDPKRSRMWTEKAAALGDDIAAFNLGLAYDNGRGVRKNKGLAEAWYRRSIALGFAIAEDNLAYLLFHGTETHQQEEAVRLYRKHARQGHPIPAYNVGLAYELGKGVRKNLKRANAYYEMSAKGGYAEAQLALGYNYSNGVGLVPDPLRAFAWFRLAAEQGNASASFNLGLMFANGDGVPRSTARALRHFRDAASLGHAKSARWVRKLITPRSSC; encoded by the coding sequence GTGTCCCTGGCGGACGCGGCCATGAACAGGGCGTGGACGATCGAAGAGACGCGGCCTGATGACCGCAAGGCGCTCTACGAGGCGTACCTCGCGGCGGCGCGACTCGGGAAGATGGAGGCCATGACGAACGTGGGACTCCATTTCCTCTACGGAGATGGCGTCCGGCGCGACCCGAAGCGCTCACGGATGTGGACGGAAAAGGCAGCCGCCCTGGGGGACGACATCGCGGCGTTCAATCTGGGCCTCGCCTATGACAATGGACGAGGGGTCCGAAAGAACAAAGGGCTCGCGGAAGCCTGGTATCGCCGGTCCATCGCCCTGGGATTCGCCATCGCCGAGGACAACCTGGCGTATCTCCTGTTCCACGGAACCGAGACCCACCAGCAGGAGGAGGCGGTCCGGCTCTACCGGAAGCACGCAAGGCAGGGACACCCGATTCCGGCCTACAACGTCGGCCTCGCGTATGAGCTGGGGAAGGGTGTCCGCAAGAACCTGAAGAGAGCCAACGCGTATTATGAAATGTCCGCGAAGGGTGGCTACGCGGAAGCCCAGCTGGCCCTGGGCTACAACTATTCCAATGGCGTGGGCCTGGTTCCAGACCCCTTGCGTGCCTTTGCCTGGTTTCGACTGGCGGCGGAGCAGGGCAATGCCAGTGCGTCGTTCAACCTGGGTTTGATGTTCGCGAACGGCGATGGCGTGCCCAGGTCCACGGCGCGAGCCCTGCGGCACTTTCGGGATGCCGCGAGCCTGGGCCACGCGAAGTCCGCCAGATGGGTGCGGAAGTTGATCACCCCACGTTCGTCTTGCTGA